The following proteins come from a genomic window of Thiothrix unzii:
- a CDS encoding phosphoketolase family protein: protein MTTTLSPELLGRMDAYWRAANYLSVGQIYLFDNPLLKRPLELTDVKHTLLGHWGTTPGQNFIYVHLNRIIKQYDLNMLYISGPGHGGPAVVSNTYLEGTYSEIYPDISQDEAGLQKLFLQFSFPGGIPSHASPECPGSIHEGGELGYSLSHAFGAVFDNPDLVVACVIGDGEAETGPLATSWHSNKFLDPVTDGVVLPILHLNGYKIANPTVLARISREELEQLLRGYGWTPYFVEGHEPALMHAAMAATLDTVMAQIQDIQQAARVHGDLTRPRWPMIVLVSPKGWTGPKVVDGVQIEGTFRAHQVPLSNPVAHPEHLQLLEDWLNSYRPEELFDKHGRLQPELAELAPTGERRMGANPHANGGMLLRDLRMPDFQDYAVDVPTPGVSGIGDTRVLGRFLRDVATLNGEQRNFRIFAPDEILSNGLEALFEVTQRQWDAATVANDEFLAPSGRVLDSMLSEHQCEGWLEGYLLTGRHGLFNCYEAFIHIIDSMFNQHAKWLKVTAHLPWRRKIASLNYLLTSHVWRQTANGFTHQDPGFIDHVVNKKAEVVRVYFPPDANCLLSVMDHCLRSRHYVNVVIAGKHPAPQWLSMDAAVKHCTQGISIWQWASNDQDAETDVVMACCGDVPTLETLAAVSILREHLPDLKIRVVNVVDLMKLQPQSEHPHGLSDADFDTIFTKDKPVIFAFHAYPWLIHRLTYRRTNHDNFHVRGYKEEGTISTPFDMTVMNDLDRFHLVMDAIDRLPQTGDKGSYLKQQLKDKLIEHKQYIGKYGQDMPEIRDWMWGITADATL from the coding sequence TAACTACCTCTCCGTCGGACAGATTTACCTGTTCGACAACCCCTTGCTAAAACGCCCATTGGAACTGACGGATGTAAAGCACACCCTGCTAGGGCATTGGGGCACAACGCCCGGACAAAACTTCATCTACGTACACCTAAACCGCATTATCAAACAATACGACCTCAACATGCTCTACATTTCCGGCCCCGGACACGGCGGGCCTGCGGTAGTAAGCAACACCTACCTCGAAGGCACGTACAGCGAAATCTACCCCGACATCAGTCAGGATGAGGCAGGGCTGCAAAAGCTGTTCCTGCAATTTTCGTTTCCCGGCGGCATCCCCAGTCATGCGTCGCCAGAATGCCCCGGTTCGATCCACGAAGGCGGCGAACTGGGCTATTCGTTGAGCCATGCGTTCGGCGCGGTATTCGACAATCCCGATCTAGTGGTAGCTTGCGTGATCGGCGATGGTGAAGCGGAAACCGGGCCGCTGGCAACGTCGTGGCATTCCAACAAATTCCTTGATCCGGTGACGGATGGCGTGGTGTTGCCAATCCTGCACCTCAACGGCTACAAGATTGCCAACCCAACCGTGCTTGCCCGCATCAGCCGCGAGGAACTGGAACAGTTATTGCGCGGCTACGGCTGGACACCCTATTTCGTGGAAGGTCACGAACCAGCGTTGATGCACGCCGCAATGGCGGCAACGCTCGACACAGTGATGGCGCAAATTCAAGACATCCAGCAAGCGGCACGTGTCCACGGCGATTTGACCCGTCCACGCTGGCCGATGATTGTGCTGGTATCCCCCAAAGGCTGGACAGGGCCAAAAGTGGTTGATGGCGTGCAAATCGAAGGCACATTCCGAGCGCATCAAGTCCCACTTTCCAACCCAGTGGCGCACCCCGAACACCTCCAATTGCTGGAAGACTGGCTCAACAGCTACCGCCCAGAAGAGCTTTTCGATAAACACGGGCGTTTGCAGCCGGAACTCGCGGAACTTGCCCCCACAGGCGAGCGACGCATGGGTGCAAATCCCCACGCCAATGGCGGCATGTTGCTGCGCGATTTGCGGATGCCGGATTTCCAAGATTACGCGGTAGACGTACCCACGCCGGGTGTAAGCGGTATTGGCGATACCCGCGTACTGGGACGTTTTTTGCGCGATGTGGCAACGCTGAACGGTGAGCAGCGCAATTTCCGCATCTTCGCCCCCGATGAAATACTGTCCAACGGCCTCGAAGCCCTGTTTGAAGTGACCCAACGTCAATGGGATGCTGCAACTGTAGCAAATGACGAATTTCTCGCCCCTAGCGGACGGGTACTAGACTCAATGCTCAGCGAACACCAGTGCGAAGGCTGGCTGGAAGGCTATTTGCTGACCGGGCGGCATGGGCTGTTCAATTGCTACGAAGCCTTCATCCACATCATTGATTCGATGTTCAACCAACACGCCAAGTGGCTGAAAGTCACCGCACATCTACCCTGGCGGCGCAAGATTGCCTCGTTGAATTACCTGCTGACTTCGCACGTCTGGCGGCAAACTGCCAACGGTTTTACCCACCAAGACCCCGGTTTCATCGACCATGTGGTGAACAAGAAAGCCGAAGTCGTGCGGGTGTATTTTCCGCCGGATGCCAATTGCTTGCTGTCGGTAATGGATCATTGCCTACGCAGCCGCCACTACGTCAACGTGGTGATTGCGGGCAAACACCCTGCCCCGCAATGGTTGTCGATGGATGCCGCTGTCAAGCATTGCACCCAAGGTATCAGCATCTGGCAATGGGCAAGTAACGACCAAGACGCAGAAACTGATGTGGTGATGGCGTGCTGTGGCGATGTACCAACGCTGGAAACGCTGGCGGCGGTATCAATCTTGCGCGAACACTTACCCGACCTAAAAATCCGCGTGGTCAATGTCGTCGATTTGATGAAACTGCAACCGCAAAGCGAACATCCGCACGGCTTGAGCGATGCCGATTTCGACACAATTTTCACCAAGGATAAGCCGGTGATTTTCGCTTTTCATGCCTACCCGTGGCTGATCCATCGGCTGACGTACCGCCGCACCAACCACGACAATTTCCATGTGCGCGGCTACAAGGAAGAAGGCACGATCAGCACGCCATTTGACATGACGGTGATGAACGATCTCGACCGCTTCCATTTGGTGATGGATGCCATTGACCGTTTGCCGCAAACAGGGGATAAGGGGAGTTACCTGAAGCAGCAACTCAAGGACAAGTTGATTGAACACAAACAATACATCGGCAAATACGGACAAGATATGCCAGAAATTCGCGATTGGATGTGGGGTATAACGGCTGATGCAACGCTATAA